The uncultured Desulfobulbus sp. genome window below encodes:
- a CDS encoding type I polyketide synthase, giving the protein MTRRVAVISYAFRFPGTDKECFWKDLLDGRNLITEVQAERWAQESFLHPKKNHPGTSYTFAAGSIGDVSGFDAHFFGISPREATVMDPQQRLLLEMSWEALENGGICPSSLKGSKCGVFIGIASADYSYRLSDDLNSIDASVATGNTASIAANRLSYVFDLCGPSMAIDTACSSSLVAFHQACRSILSGESDQALTGGVSLHLHPYGFLTFSKASMLSPRGMCSVFDADADGYVRSEGGGIFFLKEYEQAKADGDPIVAVVGASAVNADGRKTGLTVPSPKRQAELLRFVYAQAAIEPEKLDYIEAHGTGTAVGDPVEVRAIGEALGACRSSGPLPIGSVKGNLGHLEAASGVAGLVKALHCLRHRSIPASVGMDTPNPNIDFAALNIDIVTKTRSLKAKGPLTVGINSFGFGGANAHVILQTPGEAEGCIAEESARIAPLILSARDKDALPAMAKAYGELVQLNTDSYPTIAYNASFRRDRLPHGLVCWPQNAAQAVAMLTQAAEEENTPGLFSATALDAPSGSALIYSGNGSQWAGMGQGLFVDPIFAETVAEIDTYFEPLAGFALGDVLAQASEEDRYQSTEIAQPALFAVQVGITRMLKHAGIVPVAVAGHSVGEVAAAWAAGILDLKSAVFVIYHRSRLQGTTKGQGQMTAVGMSGDETQELLTSLGLAQKLALAGSNSYRGATLAGDPDSLEIVEAELARRELFYRRLDLDYAFHSPVMDPTEAGVYEALADLRPQKGTLPMYSTVTGKCIEGTELGAEYWWWNIRQPVLFQRAVEAMQADGINIFMEIGPHPVLRSYLNDCIRASNAEGRVIPTLKREDDTPLRVIEACSQALLAGAPLDWSCYFSGPHPFMPLPNYPWMRERYWHSQTTEAYGTLDRHKLHPLLGYSLRQHRLTWENQLDTQLLPSLADHVVGDATVFPGTGYAELGLAAAFAWQGQELIEIEDLEIRSPLLLESERSQLIQVQIQEKDGSTIIQGRGLGGEEPWTVHGVCRILQEPGDLLLRVSAPTLPIRQPDFSGASHLGLTKVVGLDYGPAFQCIDHGWIIDHESVLAVLQLPEHLEQENQQMHLHPALLDCSFQLIIQLMRERVALNEGVTFIPVRMGRIAYRQDTDQAVLAQVRLRRWTEQSISADFTLFDGEGQVVAVIQEARFRRIRLRKGAADRLQLLKEEWEPMPLAGNIYESPLLSFKRIEGILSEVAARIGLSGSSRRFTQEVDPLLDVLCGAWIGEACGQLAGNDGLISQEKIGEWCATQPALTHYIKYILEQGLEDQGLIQTSDGYIVQREEEDAVAATDIWNSMVADYPDSFSLVHGVGQIGMHLAEIVEGRLLSGDIFPQRTSMAALICQVLGGEGKQRLGQALRQLVEHALRKLPQGARLGVVEIGREIPTHGADILAVMDPHCCDFSFIGTAPDFAAKTPLLEERYPHMRVIALEEEGELVTSLPQGSLVLVTLDFVTLAEATQVLTQARACLLPGGSLVVTGMHPARWIDFLYGGQPEHWQFFGSDSSGSRQNSAQFWMQQLQNQQLANLTQVNFSSDTLSGPYMLVGQATEGILPPLQSPVQAGPRSWIILADEQGISASLADKLATELQRKGDMVVVSQAAGVEALKGLLRETTRRYGELDGLLLLAGLSQESEQEAVVEVERQTRRCAMAAQILQACEQCSISTTCWLVSAGASVPGTQASNVQRLGYGDAPLWGFGRTLINEALDLRVHLLDLAQVETAASIAALVRELDCPDSEQEVCLTGEGARYVPRLQSAPRQVEPAMGDRDQQGIIRLGFSFAGKLGNLCWQEQPVVRLGEDEVEVEVHATGLNFRDLMFTLGLLSEEAIENGFAGPTLGLEFSGEVVRVGSSVNHCVPGDKVVGFGPSCFADRVITKATAITHLPQGISFEAAATIPCTFFTVYYALHYLAQLEPGERLLIHCAAGGVGIAAVQIAKWMGAEIYVTAGSREKRDFLRLLGVEHIFDSRSLAYADDIMEATGGQGVDVVLNSLAGEAVNRNFRLLKPFGRFLELGKRDFYENTKIGLRPFRNNISYFGIDTDQLMYARPELTRRLFAEVMDLFSNGILHPLPYKTFEAEEIVDAFRYMQQARHIGKIVVTYRNGIREVVQPVPAQQESLCFPEEASFLVTGGLGGFGLRTARWLVEKGARHLVLISRSGPVSDEAQVALEEFRQGKVEVLAQACDVTDRAGMKLLLEKIDATMPPLAGIVHAATVIDDGLIRTMDEAQIQKVMGPKVLGAYNLHQLTLEQALDFFILFSSATTLFGNPGQGNYVAANSALEALAHERREAGLAATCVRWGAIEDVGFLARNTEIRDALQGRMGGSTIESTAALEILENLLLTNRSGFGVMEIDWRALSRFLPSASSPKFMELARTSGKGDADDGDADALQRMLEELSEEELLQVCIDMLRSEVAEILRMAPDKLDPTRSMYDMGLDSLMGVELVGALESRFGIRLPVLILSQNPTITKLAEYIISQLRGTDGEDETGGEQESLAQQVQHLSDQHGTETNINVEELTKNLQDNGAGTTSRIIQSDVE; this is encoded by the coding sequence ATGACACGTCGCGTTGCTGTAATCAGTTACGCCTTTCGTTTTCCAGGCACCGACAAAGAGTGTTTTTGGAAAGATCTGCTTGATGGACGTAATCTCATTACCGAGGTTCAAGCTGAACGATGGGCGCAGGAATCATTTCTTCATCCTAAGAAAAATCATCCAGGTACCAGTTACACCTTTGCCGCAGGCTCCATTGGCGATGTAAGTGGCTTTGATGCCCATTTTTTCGGCATATCGCCTCGGGAAGCCACCGTAATGGATCCCCAGCAGCGTTTACTTTTGGAGATGTCCTGGGAGGCTCTGGAAAATGGTGGAATCTGCCCATCCTCGCTTAAAGGCAGTAAGTGCGGAGTATTTATCGGTATTGCCAGTGCCGATTATTCCTACCGTTTATCTGACGATCTCAACAGTATCGACGCGTCGGTGGCCACAGGGAATACAGCCAGTATCGCGGCCAACCGTCTATCGTACGTCTTCGATCTCTGTGGACCGAGTATGGCCATCGACACCGCCTGCTCCTCCTCGTTGGTCGCCTTTCATCAGGCCTGTCGTTCGATTCTTTCTGGAGAAAGTGATCAGGCTCTCACCGGTGGCGTGAGTCTTCACCTCCATCCGTACGGATTTTTGACTTTTTCTAAGGCGTCCATGCTCTCTCCCCGGGGGATGTGCAGTGTATTTGATGCGGATGCCGATGGCTACGTGCGCTCTGAGGGGGGAGGCATCTTTTTTCTCAAGGAGTATGAACAGGCCAAGGCAGATGGTGACCCAATTGTGGCAGTGGTGGGGGCAAGTGCCGTCAATGCTGATGGGCGCAAGACTGGCCTGACCGTGCCCAGTCCTAAGCGGCAGGCGGAGTTATTGCGTTTTGTCTATGCTCAGGCGGCTATTGAGCCAGAGAAACTAGATTATATCGAGGCCCACGGAACAGGAACGGCTGTTGGCGACCCTGTGGAGGTACGGGCAATTGGTGAAGCCCTGGGAGCTTGCCGTTCTTCCGGTCCGCTGCCGATCGGCTCGGTTAAGGGGAATCTAGGCCACCTGGAAGCCGCCTCAGGTGTGGCTGGTCTGGTGAAAGCTCTGCATTGTTTACGCCACCGATCCATTCCCGCATCTGTGGGGATGGATACACCGAACCCTAATATTGATTTTGCTGCGCTCAATATCGACATTGTTACCAAGACGCGTTCGCTTAAGGCGAAAGGACCATTAACGGTCGGAATCAACTCCTTCGGTTTTGGTGGTGCAAACGCCCATGTTATTTTACAGACCCCTGGGGAGGCAGAAGGCTGTATTGCAGAGGAGAGTGCACGTATCGCTCCTTTGATTCTCTCTGCCCGCGATAAAGACGCGCTCCCCGCCATGGCAAAAGCGTATGGGGAGTTGGTTCAGCTCAATACCGACTCGTACCCAACTATTGCCTATAATGCGTCTTTTCGGCGTGATCGTTTGCCCCATGGGCTTGTTTGTTGGCCACAGAATGCAGCTCAGGCAGTCGCCATGCTTACCCAGGCTGCAGAAGAGGAAAATACACCGGGTCTTTTCAGTGCGACCGCGCTGGATGCTCCTTCCGGGTCGGCATTGATCTATTCCGGCAATGGATCGCAATGGGCCGGTATGGGGCAAGGGCTGTTTGTTGATCCAATTTTTGCCGAGACAGTCGCAGAGATCGATACCTACTTTGAGCCGCTTGCCGGCTTTGCTCTTGGCGATGTGTTGGCACAGGCAAGTGAGGAAGATCGGTATCAGTCCACTGAAATTGCGCAGCCCGCCCTCTTTGCGGTGCAGGTTGGGATCACCCGCATGCTTAAACATGCGGGAATAGTCCCGGTGGCGGTTGCCGGGCACAGTGTCGGTGAGGTGGCAGCGGCCTGGGCAGCCGGTATTCTTGATCTTAAGTCAGCAGTCTTTGTTATCTATCATCGCAGTCGCCTGCAGGGAACAACCAAGGGACAGGGGCAGATGACGGCAGTGGGCATGAGTGGAGACGAGACCCAGGAGCTGCTGACATCGTTGGGACTTGCGCAAAAACTCGCTCTGGCCGGAAGTAATAGCTACCGAGGAGCGACCCTGGCCGGAGATCCTGATTCACTTGAGATCGTGGAAGCAGAGCTTGCCCGGCGGGAACTTTTTTATCGTCGTCTGGATCTGGATTACGCTTTTCACAGTCCTGTGATGGATCCCACCGAAGCGGGGGTCTATGAAGCTTTGGCTGATCTGCGTCCGCAGAAGGGCACTCTCCCCATGTACTCCACGGTAACGGGGAAATGTATTGAGGGGACCGAACTTGGAGCAGAGTACTGGTGGTGGAATATTCGTCAACCGGTCCTCTTCCAGCGGGCGGTTGAAGCGATGCAGGCAGATGGTATCAACATTTTTATGGAGATTGGTCCACATCCTGTCCTGCGTAGTTATCTCAATGATTGTATCAGAGCCTCGAATGCAGAGGGAAGGGTAATCCCTACTCTAAAACGTGAGGATGACACCCCACTGCGGGTGATTGAGGCCTGCAGCCAGGCCCTGCTTGCCGGTGCGCCACTTGACTGGTCGTGCTATTTTTCCGGTCCCCACCCTTTCATGCCGCTTCCCAACTATCCCTGGATGCGGGAGCGTTACTGGCACAGCCAGACGACAGAGGCTTATGGCACCCTGGATCGGCATAAGTTGCACCCGCTCTTGGGGTATTCGCTCCGTCAGCACAGACTCACCTGGGAAAATCAACTGGACACCCAATTGCTGCCCAGCCTGGCTGACCATGTGGTGGGCGATGCCACGGTTTTCCCCGGGACCGGTTATGCCGAGCTGGGGCTTGCCGCCGCCTTCGCATGGCAAGGACAGGAACTGATTGAGATTGAGGATCTGGAAATCCGTTCACCGCTTCTTTTGGAAAGTGAGCGCTCGCAGCTTATCCAGGTGCAGATTCAGGAGAAGGATGGTAGCACCATCATACAAGGACGGGGGCTGGGAGGAGAAGAACCCTGGACTGTACATGGCGTCTGTCGGATTCTGCAGGAACCCGGCGATCTGTTGTTGCGTGTGTCGGCCCCGACATTGCCCATTCGCCAACCTGACTTCAGCGGAGCCAGCCACCTGGGACTCACCAAGGTCGTGGGGTTGGACTACGGCCCAGCCTTTCAGTGTATCGATCACGGCTGGATCATAGATCATGAATCTGTGCTGGCGGTTTTACAGTTACCAGAGCATCTGGAGCAGGAAAATCAGCAGATGCACCTTCATCCGGCGTTGCTCGACTGCTCATTTCAGTTGATCATCCAACTCATGCGAGAACGGGTAGCCCTCAATGAAGGGGTAACCTTTATTCCTGTTCGCATGGGGCGTATTGCCTATCGTCAAGATACCGATCAAGCGGTGCTTGCACAGGTGAGGCTGCGCCGGTGGACCGAGCAATCTATCAGTGCCGATTTTACGTTGTTTGATGGGGAAGGTCAGGTCGTGGCCGTGATTCAGGAGGCTCGTTTTCGCAGAATCCGTTTACGCAAAGGAGCTGCAGATCGGTTACAACTGCTGAAAGAAGAGTGGGAGCCCATGCCCCTTGCTGGCAACATCTATGAGTCTCCCTTACTCTCTTTTAAACGGATTGAAGGGATCCTGAGTGAAGTTGCTGCCCGCATAGGTTTATCAGGCTCATCTCGCCGTTTCACCCAGGAGGTCGATCCGCTGTTGGATGTTCTCTGCGGAGCCTGGATCGGAGAGGCGTGTGGCCAGTTGGCTGGAAACGATGGGCTGATCAGCCAGGAAAAGATTGGAGAGTGGTGTGCAACTCAGCCTGCATTAACGCACTACATCAAGTATATACTGGAGCAGGGGCTTGAGGATCAGGGGCTGATTCAAACCTCTGATGGATATATCGTCCAAAGAGAGGAAGAGGACGCGGTTGCTGCTACCGATATCTGGAATAGTATGGTTGCTGATTATCCAGACTCCTTTTCTCTCGTCCATGGTGTTGGACAGATTGGTATGCACCTGGCGGAAATTGTCGAAGGAAGGCTGCTTTCCGGCGATATTTTTCCCCAGCGCACTTCTATGGCAGCTCTTATTTGCCAGGTGTTGGGAGGCGAAGGAAAGCAGCGTTTAGGCCAGGCACTGCGTCAACTCGTTGAGCATGCTCTTAGGAAACTTCCCCAAGGGGCCCGTTTGGGAGTGGTTGAAATCGGTCGGGAAATCCCTACCCATGGGGCCGATATCTTGGCAGTTATGGATCCTCATTGCTGTGATTTTAGTTTTATAGGGACTGCTCCTGATTTTGCAGCTAAGACGCCTCTCTTGGAAGAGCGCTACCCGCATATGCGGGTTATAGCGCTCGAAGAGGAAGGGGAGCTGGTAACGTCTCTCCCGCAAGGTTCGCTTGTGTTAGTGACGCTTGATTTTGTTACCTTGGCCGAGGCAACACAGGTGCTGACCCAGGCTCGTGCCTGTCTGCTCCCAGGAGGATCCCTGGTTGTCACAGGTATGCATCCAGCCAGGTGGATAGACTTTCTTTATGGTGGCCAGCCGGAGCACTGGCAGTTTTTCGGCAGCGATTCCAGCGGATCACGTCAAAACTCTGCACAATTCTGGATGCAGCAGTTGCAGAATCAGCAGCTGGCAAATTTGACGCAAGTAAATTTTTCTTCTGATACACTTTCAGGCCCCTATATGCTTGTAGGGCAGGCCACAGAGGGAATATTGCCGCCTCTCCAGAGTCCAGTTCAGGCAGGCCCGCGCTCGTGGATAATTTTGGCTGATGAGCAAGGCATTTCCGCTTCTTTGGCGGACAAGCTCGCCACCGAATTACAGCGAAAAGGGGATATGGTGGTTGTTTCTCAGGCCGCAGGGGTAGAGGCATTAAAGGGATTACTTAGGGAAACAACCCGTCGCTATGGAGAGCTTGACGGACTTCTTCTTCTTGCTGGTCTTTCTCAAGAGAGTGAACAAGAGGCCGTGGTCGAAGTCGAGCGGCAAACCAGACGTTGTGCAATGGCGGCACAGATTCTTCAGGCCTGCGAACAATGCAGTATTTCGACAACATGCTGGCTGGTGAGTGCTGGCGCTAGTGTACCGGGTACCCAGGCAAGCAATGTGCAGCGTCTTGGCTATGGTGATGCCCCCCTTTGGGGATTTGGGCGAACCCTGATCAACGAGGCGCTTGATCTTCGCGTACACTTGCTTGATCTCGCGCAGGTGGAAACTGCTGCAAGTATAGCTGCGCTTGTTCGCGAGCTTGATTGTCCCGATTCTGAGCAGGAGGTCTGCCTGACAGGTGAAGGAGCCCGCTATGTGCCCCGTTTACAGAGTGCCCCTCGCCAGGTAGAGCCTGCCATGGGAGACAGGGACCAGCAGGGGATTATCCGTTTAGGTTTTTCTTTTGCTGGAAAGCTTGGGAATCTCTGCTGGCAGGAGCAACCGGTTGTTAGGCTGGGAGAGGATGAAGTTGAAGTTGAGGTGCATGCAACCGGCCTGAACTTCCGTGATCTGATGTTCACCTTGGGGCTGCTTTCCGAGGAGGCTATAGAAAATGGGTTTGCCGGTCCGACACTTGGTTTGGAGTTCTCCGGCGAGGTCGTTCGCGTTGGTTCGAGCGTGAACCATTGTGTTCCCGGTGATAAGGTGGTGGGTTTCGGCCCCTCCTGTTTTGCCGACCGAGTCATCACCAAGGCAACCGCAATTACTCATTTACCCCAGGGAATCTCCTTTGAGGCGGCTGCCACCATCCCCTGTACTTTTTTTACCGTGTACTATGCGCTTCATTATCTGGCTCAGTTGGAACCCGGTGAGCGGCTGTTGATTCACTGTGCTGCCGGTGGTGTTGGTATTGCAGCTGTCCAGATAGCCAAATGGATGGGGGCAGAAATTTATGTGACAGCTGGTTCTCGAGAAAAACGCGATTTTCTGCGATTACTGGGAGTTGAGCATATTTTTGATTCACGCAGCCTGGCTTATGCCGATGATATTATGGAGGCCACAGGAGGGCAGGGAGTTGATGTGGTTCTCAATTCGCTGGCAGGTGAGGCGGTAAACCGTAATTTTCGTCTCTTGAAGCCTTTTGGCCGTTTTCTGGAGCTGGGGAAGCGTGATTTTTATGAAAACACGAAGATTGGACTGCGTCCATTTCGCAATAATATCAGTTATTTTGGTATTGATACCGATCAACTGATGTATGCTCGCCCCGAACTGACCCGACGTCTTTTTGCCGAGGTGATGGATTTGTTCAGTAATGGTATCCTCCACCCCTTGCCGTACAAGACTTTTGAGGCGGAAGAAATTGTCGATGCCTTTCGCTACATGCAGCAGGCACGGCATATCGGAAAAATCGTGGTCACCTACCGCAATGGAATCAGGGAAGTTGTCCAGCCTGTTCCTGCTCAGCAAGAAAGTTTATGCTTTCCGGAAGAAGCGAGTTTTCTCGTGACGGGTGGTTTAGGAGGCTTTGGTCTAAGAACCGCTCGCTGGTTAGTTGAAAAAGGTGCCCGCCACCTGGTGCTGATCAGCCGAAGTGGACCTGTTTCCGATGAGGCTCAGGTCGCCCTGGAGGAATTCAGACAGGGAAAGGTGGAGGTGTTGGCCCAAGCCTGTGATGTCACCGATCGAGCAGGGATGAAGCTGCTTCTTGAAAAAATTGATGCGACGATGCCACCTCTGGCGGGGATTGTTCATGCCGCCACTGTGATTGATGATGGTCTGATTCGCACCATGGATGAAGCGCAGATTCAAAAAGTGATGGGGCCCAAGGTTCTCGGTGCCTATAATCTCCATCAGTTGACCCTGGAGCAGGCCCTGGATTTCTTTATTCTTTTTTCCTCGGCTACAACGCTTTTCGGTAATCCCGGCCAAGGCAATTACGTGGCAGCCAACTCCGCCCTGGAAGCTCTGGCCCACGAGCGAAGAGAAGCCGGTCTTGCCGCAACCTGTGTGCGCTGGGGGGCCATTGAGGATGTTGGCTTTCTTGCCCGCAATACAGAAATCCGTGATGCCCTTCAAGGAAGAATGGGTGGTTCCACCATAGAATCCACAGCAGCGTTGGAAATCCTTGAGAATTTATTGCTGACCAATCGGTCAGGATTTGGGGTGATGGAGATTGACTGGCGGGCGCTCTCCCGTTTTCTCCCCAGTGCATCCAGTCCTAAATTCATGGAGCTGGCCCGCACCAGTGGCAAGGGAGATGCGGATGATGGCGATGCCGATGCCCTCCAGCGGATGTTGGAAGAACTCTCTGAAGAAGAGTTGCTACAAGTCTGTATTGATATGCTCAGGAGTGAGGTTGCGGAAATTCTGCGCATGGCTCCAGACAAGCTTGACCCGACTCGATCAATGTATGACATGGGGCTTGATTCACTGATGGGAGTGGAATTGGTAGGGGCCCTGGAATCCCGTTTTGGCATTCGCTTGCCAGTCTTGATTCTGAGTCAGAATCCGACCATTACCAAATTGGCAGAATATATAATCTCACAGCTTCGAGGGACAGATGGAGAAGATGAAACAGGCGGAGAACAGGAGTCACTGGCTCAGCAGGTACAACATCTTTCCGATCAACATGGTACAGAGACCAACATCAATGTTGAGGAACTGACCAAAAATCTCCAGGATAACGGGGCAGGAACAACTTCACGGATAATTCAATCTGATGTCGAATAG
- a CDS encoding YqiA/YcfP family alpha/beta fold hydrolase gives MTQTATLDTVIPLFLHGLDSSIEGTKAKWFRQNFPQMRMQNYDGPLEKRLSQLKTQVASMERLILVGSSFGGLMATCFAIEQPHQCLRLVMLAPALNFEGYKPPEVKIDVPTLLIMGRHDTVCPPALVQPKAQATFNNLEIRLEEDDHMLHDIFPRLDWPALLT, from the coding sequence ATGACACAGACAGCTACGCTTGACACCGTGATTCCACTTTTTCTCCATGGGCTCGATTCGTCGATCGAAGGCACGAAAGCCAAATGGTTTCGTCAAAATTTTCCGCAAATGCGGATGCAAAATTACGATGGACCACTGGAAAAACGCCTGAGCCAACTCAAAACGCAGGTGGCTTCCATGGAAAGGCTTATTCTAGTTGGGTCGAGTTTTGGAGGACTCATGGCAACCTGCTTTGCAATCGAGCAGCCCCACCAGTGCCTGCGGCTGGTGATGCTGGCACCAGCCCTCAACTTTGAGGGATATAAGCCCCCAGAGGTAAAAATAGATGTGCCGACCCTACTGATCATGGGGCGGCACGATACGGTCTGTCCCCCGGCCCTGGTCCAACCAAAAGCCCAGGCGACATTCAACAATCTGGAAATTCGCCTGGAAGAAGATGATCATATGCTTCACGATATCTTCCCCAGGCTGGATTGGCCTGCGCTCCTTACCTGA
- a CDS encoding VWA domain-containing protein: protein MKKQTLVVLCSLALVAGCTESLPTGEKAESHPQEQEVALTEVQPLVDAKMKYMAAQRSKSLAAAPMATGSGAAILNFLDPWPQKSPEWNRESYDARQENGFINVAGDPLSTFSIDVDTASYANVRRFVNGGHLPPVGAVRIEELINYFSYDYPEPEGKNPFTLTAEVGASPYHSDYLLARIGLKAKALAKEQLPASNLVFLLDVSGSMHADNKLPLLQRALPLLVQQLDRKDRVTLVVYAGADQVVLEPTAGDRRQEILKAIEQLRAGGSTHASSGIRTAYELARKSFIPGGNNRVILASDGDFNVGVTSRDELTRLIEKEREGGIYLTVLGLGMGNYHDDTMEVLADKGNGNYAYIDSLLEAKKVLVKEMSGTLFALANDVKIQVEFNPSKVGAYRLIGYENRMLADEDFKDDSKDAGEIGVGHRVTALYELIPADHKAVPQLDPLKYQKVEAKQYSTSDELMTVKLRYKPQGKKDSRQISRAVKASPQQVSADFQFASAVAGYGMLLTHSKYLGNFTWKECLQLARDGRGPDVEGYRAEFYRLVEASELLANEQRKNKTPEPQPILR, encoded by the coding sequence ATGAAGAAACAAACGCTTGTAGTGTTGTGTTCCCTGGCTCTTGTTGCCGGTTGTACTGAATCACTGCCCACCGGAGAAAAGGCGGAGAGCCATCCCCAGGAGCAAGAGGTTGCACTCACCGAGGTCCAACCTCTGGTTGACGCTAAAATGAAGTATATGGCAGCGCAGAGGTCTAAATCGTTGGCTGCTGCTCCCATGGCAACCGGTTCGGGGGCTGCCATCCTAAATTTTTTAGATCCCTGGCCACAAAAATCACCCGAGTGGAATCGAGAATCCTATGATGCCCGTCAGGAAAACGGCTTTATCAATGTGGCCGGTGATCCCCTTTCAACCTTCAGTATAGATGTGGATACGGCAAGCTATGCCAATGTTCGCCGTTTTGTCAATGGTGGTCATTTACCCCCGGTGGGAGCAGTTCGCATTGAGGAGCTGATCAACTATTTTTCCTACGACTATCCCGAGCCAGAGGGAAAAAACCCTTTTACCTTGACGGCTGAGGTGGGAGCCAGCCCCTATCATTCGGATTACCTGCTGGCCCGTATCGGACTGAAAGCAAAAGCCCTGGCCAAAGAGCAGTTACCCGCATCCAATCTGGTTTTTTTGCTGGATGTGTCGGGTTCCATGCATGCCGACAACAAGCTACCTCTCTTACAGCGGGCTCTGCCACTTTTGGTCCAACAGCTGGACAGAAAAGATCGGGTTACCCTGGTCGTGTACGCTGGTGCCGATCAGGTCGTTTTGGAGCCGACAGCTGGTGATCGTCGGCAAGAGATTTTAAAGGCCATTGAGCAGCTCCGAGCCGGTGGATCGACTCACGCGTCCAGTGGTATTCGCACCGCCTATGAGCTGGCGCGAAAATCGTTTATTCCCGGCGGCAACAACCGAGTAATTTTAGCCTCAGACGGGGATTTTAATGTCGGGGTCACCAGCCGTGATGAGTTGACCCGCCTCATTGAAAAAGAGCGTGAAGGTGGTATTTATTTAACGGTGCTTGGCCTTGGTATGGGGAACTACCATGATGATACCATGGAGGTGCTGGCAGATAAAGGCAATGGCAACTATGCCTACATCGACAGCCTGCTCGAGGCGAAAAAAGTTTTGGTCAAAGAGATGAGCGGTACCCTTTTCGCCTTGGCTAATGATGTCAAAATTCAGGTCGAATTCAATCCATCCAAAGTGGGGGCCTATCGGTTGATTGGCTATGAGAACCGAATGTTGGCCGATGAGGATTTTAAAGATGACAGCAAGGACGCCGGGGAAATCGGGGTGGGGCACAGGGTGACAGCACTCTACGAGTTGATTCCTGCCGATCATAAGGCAGTTCCGCAGCTTGATCCCCTGAAATACCAGAAGGTCGAGGCGAAACAGTATTCAACCAGTGATGAGTTGATGACCGTAAAACTCCGCTACAAACCGCAAGGCAAAAAGGATTCGCGGCAGATCTCCCGTGCCGTCAAGGCAAGCCCCCAGCAGGTGTCTGCCGATTTTCAATTTGCCTCGGCAGTGGCTGGATACGGTATGCTCCTCACCCATTCAAAATATCTGGGCAATTTTACCTGGAAAGAATGTTTGCAACTGGCCCGGGATGGCCGCGGACCAGATGTTGAAGGGTATCGGGCTGAGTTTTATCGGCTAGTTGAGGCCAGTGAGCTGCTCGCAAATGAACAACGAAAAAATAAAACCCCTGAACCTCAGCCGATACTCAGGTAA
- a CDS encoding aminotransferase class I/II-fold pyridoxal phosphate-dependent enzyme encodes MSNRKQPGLTAQLKDKLIQQALEKKLKRAEKSDIVASPTRRSGAALENISEQFCSFSLHPGYQQIRIINGGAERMGIENPFFRPHGGAAGATTIIKGKQYLNYASYNYLDCSGDPQVNRAAKEAIDLYGTSVSASRLVSGERPVHRQLEKALAQFYEVDEAIVLVSGHATNVTTIGYLFGPRDLVLHDDLIHNSILQGISLSGARRLPFAHNDWEALETILAEQRHHFERVLIVVEGLYSMDGDYPELPRYIELKKKYKAFLMVDEAHSLGVMGKNGGGIREHFGGAGSEVDIWMGTLSKTLAGCGGYIAGETALIEHLKFLVPGFLYSVGMSPPLAAASLKALSILQQEPERVTALQRNGQLFLRLSREAGIDVGTSKGLAVIPVITGSSIRAARLSAALFARSINVLPILYPAVPEKAARLRFFVSCRHTEAQIRETVQILSEELDRI; translated from the coding sequence ATGTCGAATAGAAAACAGCCCGGGCTGACAGCCCAACTGAAAGATAAACTCATTCAACAGGCGCTTGAGAAAAAACTCAAGCGTGCTGAAAAGAGCGATATCGTCGCCTCTCCCACGAGGCGATCCGGTGCTGCTCTGGAAAATATTTCGGAACAGTTCTGTTCATTCAGTCTCCATCCTGGTTATCAACAGATCCGCATTATTAATGGCGGAGCTGAGCGTATGGGCATTGAAAATCCCTTTTTTCGCCCCCATGGGGGGGCGGCTGGGGCAACTACGATTATTAAAGGCAAACAGTACCTCAACTACGCCAGTTATAATTATCTGGACTGTTCCGGGGATCCGCAGGTTAACAGGGCGGCCAAAGAGGCGATTGACCTGTATGGTACCTCTGTGTCTGCCAGCCGTCTTGTCTCCGGTGAACGACCTGTGCACCGCCAGCTGGAGAAAGCACTGGCTCAATTTTACGAGGTGGATGAGGCCATTGTTCTGGTCAGCGGCCATGCAACCAATGTCACCACCATTGGCTATCTTTTCGGGCCACGAGATCTGGTCCTCCATGATGATCTGATTCATAACTCCATCCTCCAGGGGATCAGTCTTTCAGGCGCGCGGAGACTGCCTTTTGCCCATAACGATTGGGAGGCCCTGGAGACGATTCTCGCCGAGCAGCGGCACCATTTTGAGCGCGTCTTGATAGTGGTGGAGGGGTTGTACAGTATGGATGGGGATTACCCCGAGCTCCCCCGCTACATCGAGTTGAAGAAGAAATATAAAGCTTTTCTTATGGTGGATGAGGCGCATTCACTGGGAGTTATGGGAAAGAACGGTGGAGGTATTCGTGAACATTTCGGGGGGGCTGGCTCTGAGGTCGATATCTGGATGGGCACCTTAAGTAAGACCCTGGCCGGCTGCGGTGGTTATATCGCCGGAGAAACAGCCCTGATTGAGCATTTGAAATTTCTCGTCCCGGGTTTTTTATATTCCGTGGGCATGTCCCCACCACTTGCAGCGGCCTCCTTGAAAGCGCTCTCGATTTTGCAGCAGGAACCGGAGCGGGTGACAGCCTTGCAGCGCAATGGACAACTCTTCCTTCGCCTCTCCCGGGAAGCGGGCATTGATGTGGGGACCAGCAAAGGGCTGGCTGTGATTCCAGTTATTACCGGCAGCTCCATTCGTGCTGCCCGTTTGTCGGCAGCTCTCTTTGCTCGCAGTATTAATGTGCTGCCGATCCTGTACCCTGCGGTTCCAGAAAAAGCAGCTCGTCTGCGTTTTTTCGTTTCCTGTCGGCATACAGAGGCCCAGATTCGAGAGACTGTGCAGATATTAAGTGAGGAGCTGGACCGAATCTAA